The following proteins are encoded in a genomic region of Herminiimonas arsenicoxydans:
- a CDS encoding Conserved hypothetical protein, putative metallo-hydrolase (Evidence 4 : Homologs of previously reported genes of unknown function) yields MTLIKLESGRRILIDANIRKPDDEIRDVADDLRKDLELDENNRPYVDVMVLSHPDQDHCRGFAEHFHVGSLRDYNDRVTPKKIIIREMWSSPLVFRRSNEKNHTLCDDAKTWATEARRRVNRYKQFKSYSHGDRIKILGEDINGKTDGIQEIVVKAGASIHSICGTDEPNFVAELLAPMLAKDEEEDKLLGKNESSIIMNYSIGVGGTPNAAKYLSGGDAEVGIWERIWGKYKGDIAKLQYNLLGTPHHCSWHSLSWDSLSDLGSKAQVSSDAVRALNQALPGAIIVASSKQILDDEKDPPSFRAMQEYKKITDGVKGEFWNTGSYLTPAKPALLIFEVSEGGLKKITKSALGAAGAVGGGFGSTPLHHG; encoded by the coding sequence ATGACCTTAATTAAGCTCGAAAGCGGCCGGCGAATACTCATTGATGCAAATATTCGGAAACCTGACGATGAAATCCGTGATGTAGCAGACGACCTTCGCAAGGATCTGGAGCTTGATGAAAATAACCGCCCCTACGTCGATGTTATGGTTTTAAGTCACCCAGACCAAGATCACTGCCGTGGATTTGCGGAGCACTTTCATGTGGGTTCGCTTCGCGATTACAACGATCGCGTTACCCCCAAAAAGATCATCATTCGAGAAATGTGGTCCTCTCCGCTTGTATTCCGCCGTTCGAACGAAAAAAATCACACTCTATGCGACGACGCAAAAACTTGGGCAACTGAAGCGCGCCGTCGCGTAAATCGCTACAAGCAATTCAAGTCATATAGTCACGGAGACCGTATAAAAATCTTAGGTGAAGATATCAATGGAAAGACCGATGGTATCCAAGAGATCGTCGTGAAAGCTGGCGCCTCTATTCATAGCATCTGCGGCACTGATGAGCCAAACTTCGTCGCTGAACTATTAGCACCTATGCTGGCAAAGGATGAAGAAGAAGACAAGTTATTGGGAAAGAACGAATCAAGCATCATCATGAATTACTCGATCGGTGTCGGGGGTACGCCTAATGCAGCAAAATATCTTTCGGGCGGCGATGCAGAGGTAGGTATCTGGGAAAGAATTTGGGGGAAATATAAAGGAGATATTGCAAAACTGCAGTACAACTTGCTCGGCACGCCCCATCATTGCTCGTGGCATTCATTATCCTGGGACAGCCTTTCGGATCTGGGGAGTAAGGCGCAGGTTAGCTCGGATGCTGTACGCGCTCTAAATCAAGCATTGCCTGGAGCAATAATTGTCGCAAGTTCCAAGCAAATATTGGATGATGAAAAGGATCCGCCAAGCTTCAGAGCGATGCAAGAATACAAAAAAATCACCGACGGTGTAAAAGGCGAATTCTGGAATACTGGCTCATATCTCACGCCTGCGAAACCAGCATTGCTGATTTTTGAGGTGTCAGAAGGTGGGCTGAAGAAAATTACAAAATCTGCTCTCGGAGCTGCCGGTGCCGTCGGAGGTGGTTTTGGCTCAACCCCACTGCACCACGGTTGA
- a CDS encoding Conserved hypothetical protein, putative transcriptional regulator (Evidence 4 : Homologs of previously reported genes of unknown function), with translation MSLPGFDKIDGLTARQLQTRIVNRVRFERRQLELTQKAFAQMCGIPLRTYKRFELDQCDSLEVFIKLVMAFERVTGIEVLFPARLQKVRIRTPIAALKRMQERNL, from the coding sequence ATGTCCTTACCCGGCTTCGATAAAATTGATGGTTTGACTGCTCGTCAGTTGCAAACAAGAATAGTCAATCGCGTTCGATTTGAACGTCGACAGTTGGAGTTGACCCAAAAGGCGTTTGCCCAAATGTGCGGCATTCCATTAAGGACATACAAACGTTTTGAATTGGATCAATGTGATTCACTTGAGGTATTTATAAAACTTGTCATGGCATTTGAACGAGTTACGGGGATCGAAGTACTATTTCCTGCACGGTTACAAAAAGTCCGAATACGTACCCCAATCGCTGCTTTGAAACGAATGCAAGAGAGAAATTTATAA
- a CDS encoding Hypothetical protein (Evidence 5 : No homology to any previously reported sequences), which produces MNVFIDTEFTNFLDPQLISLGMASEYGEDFYGEIAYPDHACSPFVREVVLPLLRKIPHSYFTIDNLHLEIIKWLEIVRRNKDDVFICVDYQTDWDLFCKALDYRVPSWCHCKLVDREIVELMLYDFFKHSGLPEHHALYDAQANRHAYRAHYTKDNYE; this is translated from the coding sequence ATGAATGTATTTATTGATACCGAATTCACCAACTTTCTCGATCCACAATTGATCAGTTTGGGCATGGCATCCGAATACGGTGAAGATTTCTACGGAGAGATTGCATATCCTGATCATGCTTGCTCGCCGTTTGTGCGCGAAGTAGTCTTGCCGTTGCTCAGAAAAATCCCACATTCATATTTCACAATCGACAATCTTCATCTAGAAATAATCAAATGGCTTGAAATCGTACGTCGCAATAAAGATGATGTTTTTATTTGCGTCGATTATCAAACCGATTGGGATTTGTTCTGCAAAGCATTGGATTATCGCGTCCCATCTTGGTGTCATTGCAAGTTGGTGGACAGAGAGATTGTTGAACTGATGCTTTATGATTTTTTTAAACACTCAGGCTTACCTGAACATCATGCACTTTACGACGCTCAAGCAAATCGACACGCATACCGAGCTCATTACACCAAAGACAATTACGAATGA
- a CDS encoding Conserved hypothetical protein (Evidence 4 : Homologs of previously reported genes of unknown function), producing MNNLDGKIEQIGKVFSSDFFFTIPDYQRPFAWEESNFQDLIDDLISANGGEQYFLGTLVLHKKPEKNTYDVVDGQQRLTSLLILIACIRDLITDPQYKKNLQGKIVQEENKVDGIPEMPRISVKDRQTFREIVLDENGTNKKYKEDQLAEPHTRYIQAINIFKEALRKFSEEELQKFVQFINQRCTVIYLSTSTFNDAFRLFTIVNDRGRQLRRIDILKAQNISPDAIAIEATRDKVAKQWETMENEIGESNFESILFSMRMILVKEKPQEDLLAEFDKRIFGKGLLIKGEKFVDEIKIYCDLYRQIFTDKDYISKEDPNHLKYKAMIHIMDSEFEASEWRACLMYFAKKFNGASFYDFMLAVEKVYLNQWCGGVRKDERFGDYAKILRSIEQESQAEDVIKGLKYDPKSIFAAISSKSLYGSRYAKYFLLRLEVLSTENDVYKEMNAKSIEHVLPQNPNANSEWAKDPDFKEHQQVVNTLGNLVLLSKSKNSSASNNDFAIKKEKYLKDRMSDYPRSLRITHEDSWTIAKIRATTTELSKIILNNP from the coding sequence ATGAATAATCTCGACGGCAAAATTGAGCAAATCGGCAAGGTATTTTCTTCTGATTTTTTCTTCACCATACCCGACTACCAGCGGCCATTCGCCTGGGAAGAAAGCAATTTCCAAGACCTAATAGACGACCTTATCTCTGCCAACGGCGGAGAGCAATACTTCTTGGGCACACTTGTACTGCATAAGAAGCCAGAAAAGAACACGTACGACGTAGTGGATGGGCAGCAAAGACTAACATCTCTTTTGATTTTGATTGCATGCATTCGAGATCTCATCACTGACCCACAATACAAAAAAAACCTTCAAGGCAAGATTGTCCAAGAAGAAAACAAGGTTGACGGTATTCCTGAAATGCCTCGGATATCAGTCAAAGACAGGCAGACTTTCAGAGAAATCGTCCTAGATGAAAACGGAACTAACAAGAAATACAAAGAAGACCAACTAGCCGAGCCTCATACTAGGTACATTCAAGCAATCAATATCTTCAAGGAGGCATTGAGAAAATTTTCAGAAGAGGAACTACAGAAATTTGTTCAATTCATCAATCAACGCTGCACGGTCATATATCTGTCAACTTCCACTTTTAATGATGCATTCCGACTATTTACAATAGTCAACGACAGAGGCCGACAACTTAGAAGAATCGACATCCTCAAGGCTCAAAACATCTCCCCAGACGCTATTGCCATTGAGGCTACGCGTGACAAGGTAGCCAAGCAGTGGGAAACCATGGAGAATGAAATTGGAGAGAGCAACTTCGAATCAATATTGTTTTCAATGCGAATGATATTGGTCAAGGAAAAGCCTCAAGAAGATTTGCTGGCAGAATTCGACAAGCGCATTTTCGGCAAAGGACTTTTAATAAAAGGCGAAAAATTCGTAGACGAAATAAAGATCTACTGCGATCTGTATCGCCAGATTTTCACAGACAAAGACTACATCTCAAAAGAAGACCCTAACCATCTAAAATATAAGGCCATGATTCACATCATGGACTCAGAGTTCGAGGCGTCAGAGTGGAGAGCATGCCTGATGTACTTCGCCAAGAAGTTCAATGGCGCAAGTTTCTATGACTTTATGCTTGCAGTCGAGAAAGTCTATTTGAACCAATGGTGTGGCGGGGTCAGGAAGGATGAGCGTTTTGGAGATTACGCAAAGATTCTCCGATCAATTGAGCAAGAAAGCCAGGCCGAAGATGTTATCAAAGGTTTGAAGTACGATCCCAAATCGATATTCGCCGCCATTTCTTCGAAAAGCCTTTATGGTTCAAGGTACGCAAAATATTTTCTGCTGAGGCTTGAAGTTCTCTCAACCGAAAATGATGTCTACAAGGAAATGAATGCGAAGTCAATTGAACACGTGTTGCCACAGAATCCGAATGCCAATTCCGAGTGGGCAAAGGATCCAGACTTCAAGGAGCATCAGCAGGTAGTCAACACTCTGGGAAATCTAGTGCTACTGAGCAAATCCAAGAACTCGTCAGCGAGCAACAACGACTTCGCAATAAAAAAGGAAAAATATCTCAAAGATAGGATGAGCGACTATCCGCGAAGCTTGAGAATCACCCATGAAGACAGCTGGACAATTGCGAAGATCAGGGCGACAACAACTGAGCTTTCGAAGATTATCCTCAATAATCCATAA
- the arsR4 gene encoding Arsenical resistance transcriptional regulator (Evidence 2a : Function of homologous gene experimentally demonstrated in an other organism; PubMedId : 9537360; Product type r : regulator) translates to MTPTVVVAALGALAQETRLSAFRLLVQAGPAGLSASQIADGVGIAPSLLSFHLKELLHAGLVTQVREGRSLIYAAEFDAMNALLGYLTDNCCGGNPCSPTSKVACSTENGCG, encoded by the coding sequence ATGACCCCAACTGTTGTTGTAGCGGCCCTCGGTGCCCTAGCTCAAGAAACACGTCTTTCCGCGTTTCGGTTACTTGTTCAAGCTGGTCCTGCCGGTCTTTCTGCATCTCAGATTGCTGATGGTGTCGGCATCGCACCATCACTTCTCTCGTTTCACCTCAAAGAACTTCTTCACGCCGGACTGGTGACGCAAGTCCGTGAAGGGCGTTCCCTTATCTATGCCGCAGAGTTTGACGCCATGAATGCGTTGCTTGGCTATCTGACTGACAACTGTTGCGGAGGCAATCCTTGTTCGCCTACCTCCAAAGTCGCATGTTCTACCGAAAATGGCTGCGGCTAG
- the arsC4 gene encoding arsenate reductase (Evidence 2a : Function of homologous gene experimentally demonstrated in an other organism; PubMedId : 3021763, 1703401, 1704144, 8674982, 7721697, 9537360, 12829264; Product type e : enzyme), giving the protein MSNQPFNVLFLCTGNSARSIMAEALISTMGKGQFKGYSAGSNPNGIVNPFTIEQVNKTGYSTDNLRSKSWDEFAAPDAPHMDFIITVCDNAAGEVCPIWPGHPTSAHWGFEDPAAVEGTDEEKRAAFERIFKQIMARMNAFVSLPHNMLEKHAIHQEIQKIGATPVSD; this is encoded by the coding sequence ATGTCGAATCAACCGTTCAATGTCTTGTTTCTCTGTACCGGTAACTCCGCCCGTTCCATCATGGCCGAAGCACTTATATCCACGATGGGTAAAGGCCAATTTAAAGGCTATAGCGCGGGTAGCAACCCGAATGGCATCGTTAATCCATTCACGATTGAACAGGTAAATAAGACCGGCTACTCGACTGATAATTTGCGTAGCAAAAGTTGGGACGAGTTCGCGGCTCCCGACGCGCCACACATGGACTTCATCATTACTGTTTGTGACAACGCAGCTGGAGAGGTATGCCCTATCTGGCCAGGTCATCCAACATCAGCTCACTGGGGTTTTGAAGACCCTGCGGCAGTGGAAGGTACTGATGAAGAAAAGCGTGCCGCCTTTGAGCGTATCTTCAAGCAAATCATGGCGCGCATGAATGCCTTTGTCAGCTTGCCGCACAACATGTTGGAGAAACATGCCATCCATCAGGAAATCCAGAAAATTGGTGCTACACCGGTTTCTGACTAA
- the arsH4 gene encoding NADPH-dependent FMN reductase, ArsH-like (Evidence 2b : Function of strongly homologous gene; Product type e : enzyme), translating into MATQATGAGMASGNSDLPNVSGQLETPTAAQLDAVTVSTHAPRILLLYGSLRERSYSKLLTLEAERILKHFGAETRVFDPTDLPMVDSCPADHPKVQELRNLSMWSEGQVWCSPERHGAMTGVFKSQIDWLPLEVGSVRPTQGRTLAVMQVSGGSQSFNAVNQMRVLGRWMRMVTIPNQSSVAKAFEEFDDAGRMKPSAYYDRMVDVMEELYKFTLLVRDSSDYLTDRYSERNAAHQKLQAELASAAMSHEQR; encoded by the coding sequence ATGGCAACACAAGCAACGGGGGCAGGAATGGCAAGCGGTAATTCAGACTTACCTAACGTATCGGGTCAACTCGAAACACCGACAGCTGCGCAATTGGATGCGGTGACAGTGTCCACTCATGCACCGAGAATTCTATTGTTGTATGGTTCGCTTCGCGAACGTTCATACAGCAAGTTGCTGACGTTGGAAGCAGAACGAATCCTGAAACACTTCGGTGCAGAAACACGCGTCTTCGACCCTACTGATTTACCTATGGTCGATAGCTGTCCAGCGGACCATCCCAAGGTGCAAGAGCTTCGCAATCTTTCTATGTGGTCAGAAGGCCAAGTTTGGTGCAGCCCGGAACGTCATGGTGCGATGACGGGAGTATTCAAATCACAGATTGATTGGCTTCCTTTGGAAGTCGGCAGCGTCCGCCCAACGCAAGGCCGAACATTGGCGGTGATGCAAGTCAGCGGAGGAAGTCAGTCCTTCAACGCTGTGAATCAGATGCGCGTACTTGGCCGCTGGATGCGGATGGTCACCATTCCAAATCAGAGTTCAGTCGCCAAAGCATTTGAGGAGTTCGATGATGCGGGTCGAATGAAGCCATCTGCCTACTACGACCGGATGGTGGATGTGATGGAGGAACTCTATAAGTTCACGTTGCTTGTCCGGGATAGCTCAGACTATCTTACCGACCGATACAGTGAGCGCAATGCTGCCCATCAGAAGCTGCAAGCGGAATTGGCTTCTGCTGCCATGAGCCACGAACAACGATAG
- a CDS encoding Putative sulfate transporter (Evidence 3 : Function proposed based on presence of conserved amino acid motif, structural feature or limited homology; Product type pt : putative transporter), whose translation MTKNLRQEWLSNIRGDLLAGAVVALALIPEAIAFSIIAGVDPKVGLYASFCIAVVIAVVGGRPGMISAATGAMALVMVTLVKDHGLQYLLAATILTGVLQIFAGILKLGVLMRFVSKSVVTGFVNALAILIFMAQLPELIGVNWMVYPMVAAGLAIIYLLPYVTKAVPSPLVCIVVLTGFSMWMGLDIRTVGDMGQLPDSLPIFLLPQIPLNWETLAIIFPYSVTLAVVGLLESMMTATIVDEMTDTLSNKSRECSGQGIANIASGFLGGMAGCAMIGQSVINIKSGGRGRLSTLFAGALLLVMVVFLGPWVGQIPMAALVAVMIMVSIGTFSWRSLSNLVTHPKSSSVVMVATVVVVVFTHDLAKGVLVGVLLSGIFFAQKVGQLLSVQVSSTGERSRLYTVSGQVFFASADKFNASFDYSEDVTDVVIDVSHAHFWDITSVSTLDKVVMKFRRLGANVEVIGLNQASSTMIERFGLHDKIDGVEDIIGH comes from the coding sequence ATGACAAAAAATCTACGCCAGGAATGGCTTTCTAATATTCGAGGCGATTTACTCGCCGGTGCCGTCGTGGCGCTCGCCCTCATTCCCGAAGCAATCGCATTTTCAATCATTGCAGGTGTTGACCCAAAGGTTGGTTTGTACGCTTCATTCTGTATTGCAGTCGTTATCGCAGTCGTTGGCGGACGTCCCGGAATGATTTCAGCCGCAACCGGAGCGATGGCTTTGGTTATGGTGACACTCGTCAAAGACCATGGCCTTCAATATTTGCTTGCTGCGACCATCTTGACCGGGGTGCTGCAGATATTCGCCGGAATACTGAAGCTGGGCGTGTTGATGCGGTTTGTGTCTAAATCGGTAGTAACAGGTTTTGTAAATGCATTGGCCATTCTTATTTTTATGGCTCAGTTACCAGAATTGATTGGCGTGAATTGGATGGTCTATCCAATGGTCGCTGCAGGTTTGGCAATCATTTATTTACTGCCTTACGTGACCAAAGCAGTTCCTTCCCCATTGGTCTGTATTGTTGTGCTGACGGGGTTTTCGATGTGGATGGGTCTGGATATCAGGACGGTTGGCGATATGGGACAACTACCTGATAGCTTGCCAATATTTTTACTCCCGCAGATTCCGCTCAATTGGGAGACTCTGGCCATTATCTTCCCGTACTCGGTAACGTTAGCCGTCGTCGGATTGCTTGAGTCCATGATGACGGCAACCATTGTCGACGAAATGACCGACACACTAAGCAATAAAAGCCGTGAATGTTCTGGTCAAGGCATTGCCAATATCGCCTCAGGTTTTCTCGGCGGTATGGCCGGCTGCGCGATGATTGGACAATCGGTTATCAACATCAAGTCCGGCGGACGTGGTCGGCTGTCTACATTATTTGCCGGTGCCTTGCTGCTGGTTATGGTGGTGTTTCTCGGGCCATGGGTCGGCCAGATTCCGATGGCTGCACTAGTAGCAGTCATGATTATGGTTTCCATCGGTACATTTAGCTGGCGCTCATTGAGCAATCTCGTGACGCACCCAAAGAGTTCTAGCGTAGTGATGGTGGCAACGGTCGTGGTCGTTGTGTTCACGCATGATTTGGCCAAAGGCGTTTTGGTAGGAGTTCTTCTAAGCGGCATCTTCTTTGCACAGAAGGTCGGCCAACTATTAAGCGTGCAAGTATCGTCGACTGGAGAACGTTCACGTTTATACACCGTCTCCGGGCAAGTTTTCTTTGCCTCCGCCGATAAGTTCAACGCATCGTTCGACTACTCAGAAGATGTCACCGATGTGGTCATCGATGTTTCGCATGCACACTTTTGGGATATCACTTCAGTTAGTACGCTTGATAAGGTCGTGATGAAATTTCGGAGGTTAGGTGCGAATGTAGAAGTAATCGGTCTTAATCAGGCAAGTTCGACAATGATTGAACGCTTTGGCTTGCACGATAAGATAGATGGTGTCGAAGATATTATTGGCCATTGA
- the insI1 gene encoding Transposase IS30 family (Evidence 2a : Function of homologous gene experimentally demonstrated in an other organism; PubMedId : 9689094; Product type h : extrachromosomal origin) — MERRTRIIYTDSQKAVMWERWKKGESLQQIAQLFDRNHSSVQRILAESGGIKPPHRTRSIRSLTLAEREEISRSIVAGHSMHTIARSIGRSPSTISRELNRNGGVESYRAADADKATWERAHRPKPCKLLQNRPLASMVADKLRQQWSPQQVAGWLKHIHPDDEEFQVSHETIYRTLFIQTRGALKKELTEHLRRTRVMPRSLHHTQKTDNHGKISDAVSISERPAMVEDRAVPGHWEGDLLCGSANSQIATLVERHTRYVMLVKIDRKDTQTVVNALIKHAGKLPQELYKSLTWDRGKELADHKRFTLATDIQVYFCDPRSPWQRGSNENTNGLLRQYFPKGLNLSGYSQAQLNAVARRLNERPRKTLNYETPAQRFYQSVASTG, encoded by the coding sequence ATGGAGCGTCGCACAAGGATCATCTATACCGATAGTCAGAAGGCTGTAATGTGGGAACGCTGGAAGAAGGGAGAATCTCTTCAGCAGATCGCACAGCTCTTTGACCGCAATCATTCCTCCGTGCAGCGGATACTTGCAGAAAGTGGCGGCATCAAGCCGCCGCACCGTACCCGCTCTATAAGATCACTAACGCTAGCTGAACGCGAAGAGATCTCTCGATCCATCGTTGCAGGTCACTCTATGCATACCATCGCCAGAAGTATAGGCAGATCACCATCGACAATCAGTCGCGAACTCAACCGCAACGGCGGTGTTGAAAGCTACCGAGCAGCTGATGCAGACAAGGCCACGTGGGAACGAGCGCATCGCCCTAAACCTTGTAAGCTCCTGCAGAATCGACCGCTAGCCAGTATGGTTGCCGACAAGCTGCGCCAGCAATGGTCTCCACAGCAAGTGGCCGGCTGGCTCAAACACATCCATCCCGATGATGAGGAGTTTCAGGTGTCTCACGAAACCATCTACAGAACCTTATTCATACAGACACGCGGTGCCTTGAAGAAGGAACTGACAGAGCACCTGAGACGCACTCGAGTCATGCCTCGCTCCCTTCATCACACCCAGAAGACAGACAATCACGGCAAGATCAGCGATGCCGTATCGATCAGCGAGCGGCCTGCGATGGTGGAAGATCGTGCTGTGCCGGGTCACTGGGAAGGCGATTTGCTATGCGGAAGTGCGAACAGTCAGATTGCGACGCTAGTGGAGCGCCATACGCGCTATGTCATGCTGGTGAAGATCGATAGGAAAGATACGCAGACGGTGGTCAATGCGCTCATCAAGCATGCAGGGAAACTACCGCAAGAACTGTATAAGTCACTGACATGGGATCGTGGCAAAGAACTCGCTGACCACAAGCGCTTCACACTAGCGACTGATATCCAGGTCTATTTCTGTGATCCAAGAAGCCCGTGGCAACGAGGATCAAACGAAAATACCAACGGACTGTTACGGCAGTACTTCCCTAAAGGGTTGAATCTCTCTGGCTATTCGCAGGCACAACTCAATGCTGTAGCAAGACGATTGAATGAACGACCAAGAAAAACACTAAACTACGAAACACCGGCTCAACGGTTTTATCAATCTGTTGCATCCACCGGTTGA
- the phnC gene encoding Phosphonates import ATP-binding protein PhnC (Evidence 2a : Function of homologous gene experimentally demonstrated in an other organism; PubMedId : 93122525, 93273711, 93328121, 9650256, 1840580, 2155230; Product type t : transporter), with protein MIQLNDVSVRYGDTYALRSTSLKLHKGQFTVLLGASGAGKSTLLRCINMMCQPSAGTIDVVGLGLLQNRRVLQAHRRQTGMVFQQHQLIARRTALQNVLMGRLGYHTTLRSLFPLSQEEQRIGLRALDRVGLLHKALTRVDQLSGGQQQRVGIARALTQQPKLILADEPVASLDPATSEKVLEILRQICKEDGISAVVSLHQVDLALKYSDRIVGLAHGKVMFDAVPTDLNENVLAALYDAKPSTVSEVPTMPFASILNLSM; from the coding sequence ATGATTCAACTTAATGATGTATCGGTACGCTACGGCGATACCTATGCTTTACGTTCTACCTCGCTCAAACTCCACAAGGGACAGTTCACCGTTCTCCTTGGGGCGTCTGGCGCGGGCAAGTCGACGCTGCTTCGATGCATCAACATGATGTGCCAACCCAGCGCTGGCACGATTGATGTCGTTGGATTGGGGCTGTTGCAAAACAGACGTGTATTGCAGGCACATCGTCGTCAGACCGGTATGGTCTTTCAACAGCATCAACTCATCGCTCGTCGCACTGCTTTGCAGAACGTGCTGATGGGCCGCCTAGGTTATCACACCACACTTCGCAGTCTTTTCCCTTTATCGCAAGAAGAACAACGAATCGGATTGCGAGCGCTGGATCGTGTCGGTCTATTGCATAAAGCACTTACGCGTGTCGATCAATTAAGCGGCGGGCAACAACAGCGCGTTGGGATTGCCAGGGCATTGACGCAGCAACCAAAACTGATACTCGCCGACGAACCCGTCGCCAGTCTTGACCCGGCAACCTCAGAGAAGGTGCTGGAAATCCTTCGTCAAATCTGCAAAGAAGATGGCATCTCTGCAGTGGTCAGTCTCCATCAAGTCGATCTTGCACTCAAATATTCAGACCGAATCGTTGGACTTGCCCACGGCAAGGTGATGTTCGACGCGGTTCCGACCGATTTGAATGAGAACGTGTTGGCAGCACTGTATGACGCCAAACCATCTACCGTTTCGGAAGTACCGACCATGCCGTTCGCTTCAATCTTAAACTTATCAATGTAA
- a CDS encoding phosphonate transport system substrate-binding protein precursor (Evidence 2b : Function of strongly homologous gene; PubMedId : 97911025; Product type t : transporter), with protein MKSIFTALLLSAITLLSGAATAAPNPDPETLKVALLPDENASTVIKNNKPLELYLEKALGKKIELIVTTDYSSMIEAMRHGRIDLAYFGPLSYVLARQKSEIEPFAAIKQKGSTTYQAVLIVNTGAGINSIADIANKDVAYGDKASTSSHLIPKSMLAEGGLLAGTQYREHFVGAHDAVALAVQNGHAQAGGLSKPIFEVLVQRGMIDPNKVKVLAESKPFPQYPWTMRSNLKPELKAKIRTVFLEMKDPEVLKPFKAEGFGPASDKDYDVVRNLGSLLKLDLSKF; from the coding sequence ATGAAATCAATATTTACGGCTTTGCTGCTCTCGGCAATCACGTTGTTGAGCGGTGCCGCGACTGCGGCTCCCAATCCTGATCCAGAGACCTTAAAGGTAGCTTTGCTGCCGGATGAAAACGCATCTACTGTCATCAAAAACAATAAGCCTTTGGAGTTGTATCTTGAAAAGGCACTAGGCAAGAAAATCGAGTTGATTGTAACGACTGATTATTCTTCGATGATAGAAGCTATGCGTCACGGTCGTATCGACCTGGCTTACTTCGGCCCCTTGTCTTATGTGCTGGCACGTCAGAAAAGCGAGATTGAACCTTTTGCTGCGATCAAGCAAAAAGGCAGCACAACCTATCAGGCTGTGTTGATCGTCAATACTGGCGCCGGTATCAACAGTATTGCGGATATTGCCAACAAGGACGTGGCCTATGGTGACAAAGCTTCGACATCAAGTCACTTGATTCCGAAGTCCATGCTTGCTGAAGGTGGGCTTTTGGCCGGCACACAATATCGCGAACATTTTGTCGGTGCGCACGACGCCGTGGCGTTGGCAGTGCAAAACGGTCATGCCCAGGCAGGTGGTCTCAGCAAACCGATTTTCGAGGTGTTGGTTCAACGCGGCATGATTGATCCCAACAAGGTCAAGGTACTCGCGGAATCCAAGCCATTTCCACAATATCCGTGGACGATGCGTTCCAATTTGAAGCCTGAATTGAAAGCCAAAATTCGCACGGTGTTTCTTGAGATGAAAGATCCGGAAGTGTTGAAGCCTTTCAAAGCTGAAGGCTTTGGCCCGGCGTCTGACAAGGACTACGACGTCGTTCGCAACCTAGGCAGTCTGCTCAAACTAGACCTCTCAAAGTTTTAA